In Porites lutea chromosome 1, jaPorLute2.1, whole genome shotgun sequence, a single genomic region encodes these proteins:
- the LOC140929134 gene encoding putative adhesion G protein-coupled receptor E4P yields MQIKATENKTGSDNFKSTETTLKEGRCLLDMEDVKIVEKQLGNLVMDIGNENDPVFRLEQILEKKVEVVLLCCSIGAITIYFIVLLVLRVEITEKIFVHVNMLLSLGIAHLVYVLDFTVFTNREEHPVLCSTVVVTLHFLETALFTWMFVEGINLYNKLVKVFSMRKQYLAFAAIGWGIPAVIVGITAAINPSTYDMKAPLKEVICGPFNFTGRPERERCWLNGSTWIYKGPVLFFLLEYHRNGEKN; encoded by the exons atgcaaattaaggcaacagaaaacaaaacaggatCAGATAACTTCAAATCT aCAGAGACAACATTAAAAGAGGGGAGATGTTTACTAGATATGGAAGATGTAAAG aTTGTAGAAAAACAACTTGGTAACCTCGTTATGGATATCGGGAACGAAAATGATCCTGTATTTAGGCTCGAAcaaatattggaaaaaaaagtgGAGGTCGTGCTTCTATGCTGTTCCATCGGGGCAATAACTATTTACTTTATCGTGCTACTAGTCCTAAG AGTGGAAATCACAGAAAAGATTTTCGTGCACGTAAATATGCTACTTTCGCTGGGCATTGCACACCTGGTGTACGTATTGGATTTTACAGTGTTTACCAACAGAGAAGAACATCCA GTTCTCTGTTCGACTGTTGTGGTAACTCTTCATTTTCTGGAAACAGCTCTGTTTACCTGGATGTTTGTGGAAGGGATAAACCTCTACAACAAGTTGGTCAAGGTTTTTTCGATGCGAAAGCAATACTTAGCTTTCGCGGCAATAGGATGGG GAATTCCAGCGGTCATTGTAGGCATTACAGCTGCCATAAACCCCTCTACGTATGACATGAAAGCACCATTGAAGGAAGTCATATGTGGACCATTTAACTTTACTGGGCGTCCTGAGAGAGAAAG ATGTTGGCTCAATGGAAGTACGTGGATCTACAAAGGGCCAGTCTTGTTTTTTCTGTTG GAATATCACAGAAatggtgaaaaaaattaa
- the LOC140937960 gene encoding adhesion G-protein coupled receptor G6-like has product MFLILLRVIFGKLSNKYNKENVKFARKGLRSMLALLPLLGVTYILGYFLQVHIAVQYLFVLLNSTQGVTFTIFHCVFDDQITEGLKKLCGKNTVPQKPKKNPKTPKETNKKKSKDGAYPTIVKVVKMNGANQTTKGTNV; this is encoded by the exons ATGTTTCTGATACTTTTGCGagttatttttggaaaactGTCCAATAAATACAACAAAGAGAATGTTAAGTTTGCAAG GAAAGGATTACGGAGCATGTTGGCCTTACTTCCACTGTTGGGTGTCACGTATATTTTGGGATATTTCCTTCAAGTCCACATCGCCGTTCAGTACCTGTTTGTTTTGCTGAATTCCACGCAG GGAGTcacttttaccatttttcactgcGTTTTTGACGATCAG ATTACTGAAGGACTGAAGAAGCTCTGCGGAAAGAACACTGTACCacaaaagccaaagaaaaatcCAAAGACTCCAAAGGAaactaataaaaagaaaagtaaag ATGGCGCATATCCAACCATAGTAAAGGTGGTAAAGATGAATGGAGCCAATCAGACAACGAAAGGGACGAACGTGTGA